The Herpetosiphonaceae bacterium genomic interval TTAAGTGATGAGCTATTCCTCGCCCATGCCGTGCAGCAGGCGAATGTCGCGGTTGAGATCGATCAGCTCGGCCAGGCGATGCAGCGAGCGCTCAAGTGTGCGGCGCTGAGCTGTTGGCGGCAGCAGGCGTTGGAGCAGCCCGCGCGGCTGCCGCCATTCCAACTGCGCGGCCAGGCACGTTCCCCCGGCGGTCGGTTCAAGGCGCAGCCGCAGGTGCAGATCCGCGTGATACTCCGTCAGACGCAGCGAGCGGGGCGGCTCCCAGTCCAGCACGATCCAGTGCTCCACCATGCCCCGCCCGCCCGCTCGAACGATCTCGAAGGTCGTCCCGGCCTGTGTCTGCGACGTGCTGATCGCCTGGACCGCCGCGACATCTGACAGCCACAGCGGCAGGTAGCGCAGCGCGATGATAAATGCCCAGACCCGATCGGGCGGCGCGTGCAAAGTTATGTCATGCTGTGCGACTGGCATATCGTGGTGTTGGAATAATATTGATTATCGGTAAAATAAGCCAGGAGAGGAGAAGAATCGTCTCCTGGTTCTTTGCTCTTCCCCTCTATTCTTTGTTCTTTGTTTGTTCTTTTTACTCCGGCGGCAGCGTGCTCTTCGGCGCGTAGATCAGCAGCGTATCGCGGAACTTAACGCCATACGTATCCTTGACCGCCTGCAACATCTCGCGGGTCCAGCGTCCCGCCGGATCGGTCAGCCCATCCTCGCCGTACACATCCATCGGCAGGATGATCGTGCTGAAATGCCCGGCGCGGATCAACTCGACGAACTCGCGCTGATCCCACAGGCCAAGCGTCGCCGCCGGACCCATCGCCGCCGGATCGTCGTAGCGCAGCGAGCCGCGCGCCGCATACACCAGCCCCACATCGTCGGCCATCACCTCTCCCGGCGTCGCCCGCAGATAGTCGATATACTTGAGATAATCCTCCTTGAAGCCAAAGTCGCCGACAAACCACGGCAGCGGCGTCGACCACAGCAAAAGCTGCGTGCCGAGCAGCACCGGAGCCAGAGTCCGCAGCACGCCGCCGTACGTCAGCCCAAGCCCGACCGCCTGCGCTCCGGCGAGCACCAGCGCCACGCCCGTCTCCAGCAAATGGTTGTGATGCGAGCCGACCACGCCCGCGCCGATCAGCGAGGCCGGTGCCCACAGCAGATACGCATTGATCACCGTGGGCCGCCGCCACGTCACGAGCAGCCCGGTCAGGCCAAGGATCAGCAGCGGCCACGTATCGCGAAGCTGACTTGCCAGCTTCCAGAACCGCGCGCCATACCATTGCAGCTTATGCAGCACCCACACGTGGTAGGTATACTGCCCATGCGTGACCAGATCGAGCGCGGCCCAGGTGAGGCCCAGCACCAGGAGATAGAGCAGCCCCCAGCGCAGGGCAATCCATC includes:
- a CDS encoding SRPBCC family protein, producing MPVAQHDITLHAPPDRVWAFIIALRYLPLWLSDVAAVQAISTSQTQAGTTFEIVRAGGRGMVEHWIVLDWEPPRSLRLTEYHADLHLRLRLEPTAGGTCLAAQLEWRQPRGLLQRLLPPTAQRRTLERSLHRLAELIDLNRDIRLLHGMGEE